One Oryza brachyantha chromosome 3, ObraRS2, whole genome shotgun sequence DNA segment encodes these proteins:
- the LOC102701618 gene encoding transcription factor ILI6 gives MACGCQMIGEETSQHRHTSESDMHCESFSHLQGQYTSSRTYTTLPVLPSLISPTFLRLLPPTLADMSSRRSRSRQSGSSRITDEQISDLVSKLQDLLPEARLRSNDRMPSSRVLQETCNYIRSLHQEVDDLSERLSELLASSDMSSAQAAIIRSLLM, from the exons ATGGCGTGTGGATGCCAGATGATTGGAGAAGAGACCAGCCAGCATCGTCACACTTCTGAATCTGATATGCACTGTGAG AGCTTCTCCCACTTGCAGGGGCAATACACGAGTAGCAGAACATACACTACACTCCCTG TCCTCCCATCTCTGATCTCTCCTACGTTTCTGAGATTGCTGCCACCTACATTGGCCGATATGTCAAGCCGGAGGTCACGGTCGAGGCAGTCAGGCTCGTCAAGGATCACCGACGAGCAAATCAGTGATCTCGTATCCAAGTTGCAGGATCTCCTCCCTGAAGCTCGACTCCGAAGCAATGATAGA ATGCCATCTTCGAGGGTTCTGCAGGAGACTTGCAACTACATCAGGAGCTTGCATCAGGAGGTCGACGACCTGAGCGAGAGGCTATCGGAGCTGCTGGCCTCGTCCGACATGAGCAGCGCGCAGGCGGCGATCATCCGCAGCCTGCTGATGTAA